From Xylanibacter oryzae DSM 17970, a single genomic window includes:
- a CDS encoding M48 family metallopeptidase encodes MKYVGMQTQISRNNIISIILLLLFPVIMLGIVWLFLALLNYFGHGYYDQYGNVVHVLNAAVVNAYFVKALPWVVAGVAVWFLIAYLSNASMVRHATGARPLSRKDNPRVYNIVENLCMTCNMDMPQINVVDDPQLNAFASGIDKKSYTVTLTTGIMQLLDDDELSGVIGHELTHIRNHDTRLLITSIIFVGILATITSLVVNMMYNMFWFGGGIGRRRDSDDDGKGNGLSMIVILLVALVCCSVGYFFTIITRFAISRKREYMADAGGAELSGNPMALASALRKISSDPGLQGVKREDVAQLFIIHPKSMSNGVMSFMNSMFATHPDTEKRIHILEQF; translated from the coding sequence ATGAAGTACGTAGGAATGCAGACACAGATCAGCCGTAACAATATTATAAGTATAATACTGTTGCTGTTGTTCCCTGTAATAATGCTGGGGATCGTTTGGTTGTTTCTTGCACTTCTCAATTATTTTGGTCACGGATATTATGATCAATACGGCAATGTAGTGCATGTGCTCAACGCTGCTGTAGTAAATGCTTATTTTGTTAAGGCTCTACCATGGGTTGTGGCCGGTGTGGCTGTGTGGTTCCTGATAGCATATCTTTCTAATGCGTCGATGGTTCGCCACGCTACTGGTGCGCGTCCGTTGAGCAGAAAAGACAATCCGCGGGTTTATAATATAGTTGAGAACCTGTGCATGACTTGCAATATGGATATGCCACAGATAAATGTGGTGGATGACCCTCAATTGAATGCCTTTGCTAGTGGAATAGATAAAAAAAGTTATACTGTTACATTGACTACAGGCATTATGCAGTTGTTGGATGATGATGAACTATCTGGCGTTATAGGTCATGAACTGACTCATATACGCAACCATGATACGCGACTGTTGATAACAAGTATCATCTTTGTAGGTATCCTTGCTACGATAACCAGTCTGGTAGTGAACATGATGTATAACATGTTTTGGTTTGGAGGCGGAATCGGAAGAAGGAGGGATAGTGATGATGATGGTAAGGGCAACGGACTCTCGATGATCGTAATACTGTTGGTGGCACTGGTGTGCTGTTCTGTAGGATATTTTTTCACTATAATAACACGATTCGCTATCTCTAGGAAGAGGGAATATATGGCAGATGCAGGTGGAGCGGAATTGTCGGGCAATCCTATGGCGCTAGCTTCGGCTCTGCGTAAGATTTCTAGCGATCCTGGATTACAGGGAGTAAAGCGTGAGGATGTAGCTCAGTTATTCATAATACATCCAAAGAGTATGTCGAATGGAGTAATGAGTTTTATGAATTCTATGTTTGCCACTCATCCAGATACTGAAAAACGAATACATATATTAGAACAATTCTAA
- a CDS encoding LemA family protein, which translates to MTGIIILVIVVILVIWAISLYNNLVKLRNNRDNAFANIDVQLKQRHDLVPQLVATVKGYADHEKEVFQRVTEARAAAMGATSINDKVNAENALTSALSGLKVSLEAYPELKANQNFLQLQGEVADLENKLAAVRRFFNSATRELNNAVQTFPSNIFAKMFGFQKEPMFEVPQEDRVEMDKAPEIKF; encoded by the coding sequence ATGACTGGAATTATTATTTTGGTAATTGTTGTAATCCTAGTGATTTGGGCAATTAGTCTATACAACAATTTGGTTAAGTTAAGAAACAATCGTGATAATGCTTTTGCTAATATCGATGTACAACTGAAACAACGTCACGATTTAGTACCGCAGTTGGTTGCTACTGTAAAGGGATATGCAGATCATGAAAAAGAAGTTTTCCAGCGCGTAACAGAGGCACGTGCGGCCGCAATGGGAGCAACATCTATCAATGATAAGGTAAACGCTGAGAATGCCCTTACAAGCGCTCTCTCAGGGCTGAAGGTTTCGCTAGAGGCTTATCCAGAACTGAAAGCTAATCAAAACTTCCTGCAGTTGCAAGGTGAGGTTGCTGACCTTGAGAATAAGTTGGCTGCAGTAAGACGTTTCTTCAACTCTGCAACACGTGAGCTTAATAATGCAGTGCAGACTTTCCCGTCAAATATATTTGCAAAAATGTTCGGATTCCAGAAGGAACCTATGTTTGAAGTACCCCAGGAAGACCGTGTGGAAATGGATAAAGCACCTGAAATTAAATTCTAA
- a CDS encoding transglycosylase SLT domain-containing protein, with product MKKLIEIVCLVLLVSIVNPFDAFAEKNLATDITANDSDTKANAQFDWNQVMNAIVQVESNGNSHAKHGNSVGAMQITPILVLQCNQILKRRKSKKRFRLSDRFNIAKSKEMFMIFQSFYNPLNNIELAIRSWNGGMHYSIERTQKYFERVMNFIK from the coding sequence ATGAAGAAATTAATTGAAATTGTATGTTTAGTTTTGCTAGTGTCTATTGTCAATCCGTTTGATGCATTTGCTGAGAAGAATTTGGCTACTGATATAACGGCTAATGATAGTGATACTAAAGCGAATGCTCAATTTGATTGGAATCAGGTAATGAATGCCATTGTCCAAGTAGAAAGTAATGGAAACTCGCACGCAAAGCATGGTAATTCGGTTGGCGCAATGCAGATCACACCGATATTGGTGTTGCAATGTAATCAGATTCTAAAACGACGTAAAAGTAAAAAGAGATTTAGACTCTCTGATAGGTTTAATATTGCAAAGTCTAAGGAAATGTTTATGATTTTCCAGTCGTTTTATAATCCGCTTAACAATATCGAACTTGCAATACGATCGTGGAATGGGGGTATGCATTACAGTATAGAACGAACGCAGAAATACTTTGAGAGGGTGATGAATTTTATTAAATAA